Proteins found in one Polyangia bacterium genomic segment:
- a CDS encoding PBP1A family penicillin-binding protein translates to MSAGPSLQDRDPRRAAGGRQRAATGKKARAGRGGRGGGVKTIARYLLMIALAAGFVGAAALVGMFSYYGSDPRLPTLKALSDYHPKQVTRIVDRDGVPVGELGAEKRTLVPFSAIPKVLINAVVSAEDAEFFQHAGLNYRGMLRAFIENVLRGRTAQGGSTITQQVVKTFLLSPERTMRRKVQEIILARQLSQKLSKEEVLTLYLNQIYYGHGRYGCEEAARYFFGKSVRDIDTAEAALLAGLPQSPERLSPRKHPEAAKTRQRYVLGRMVENGFLDRATGEKLAAEPIRLAREPSAARGLASEAVDTVARFLSDRGGTGEAGATIETTLDAHLQEIARQSLERGLEDLDARQGYRGRSAHLAGKALEKHLAELTKAHPGALKDGTIVEGVVTRVERAAAAGKSGKLFLQVGAAEGVVDLSLEPRYSKGPKPLADRFVAGDVVRVRAADERPHAEGAPQALALELGPQAAMVVLDPQTRQILALVGGYDYHPGGFDRSQAAHRQPGSAFKPFVYASAIDQGKVTAATLVNDSPEVYDLWKPQNYEKEEFRGPIRVRTALAQSINTVAIKVLSEVGIPSVRTLAAAAGITSPMPEDLGLAMALGAMTVTPLELANAYATFPSGGQRGDTSLVRTVAGQAIGVTPAQPAIKPEVAYIMVSLLRSVIDEGTARAAAGKLRRPAAGKTGTSNGQRDAWFVGFTPDLLAAVWVGFDDGQSLGRGEAGARSALPIWLDFMTKALVGRPTRDFAQPPGVVIQRIDKASGLLPAPGQETNTLDEVFLLNSAPTEQAAVAGAETSADKLLLDQ, encoded by the coding sequence ATGAGCGCGGGTCCCTCTTTGCAAGACCGCGACCCGCGTCGCGCCGCCGGCGGCCGCCAGCGGGCGGCGACCGGAAAAAAAGCCCGCGCCGGGCGCGGTGGGCGGGGCGGTGGGGTAAAGACCATCGCGCGCTACCTCCTGATGATCGCCTTGGCCGCCGGCTTTGTCGGCGCCGCCGCGCTGGTGGGGATGTTCTCTTATTATGGCAGCGATCCGCGGTTGCCCACCCTGAAGGCGCTGTCCGATTATCACCCCAAGCAGGTCACGCGCATCGTCGATCGCGACGGCGTCCCCGTCGGTGAGCTGGGCGCGGAGAAGCGCACGCTGGTCCCGTTTTCGGCGATCCCCAAGGTGTTGATCAACGCCGTGGTGTCGGCGGAAGACGCCGAATTTTTCCAGCACGCCGGCCTCAACTATCGCGGCATGCTGCGCGCGTTCATCGAGAATGTCCTGCGCGGCCGCACCGCCCAGGGCGGATCGACCATCACCCAGCAGGTGGTCAAGACCTTCCTGTTGTCGCCGGAGCGAACCATGCGGCGCAAGGTGCAGGAGATCATCCTGGCCCGCCAGCTGTCGCAGAAGCTGTCGAAGGAAGAGGTGCTGACGCTGTACTTGAACCAGATCTATTACGGCCACGGCCGTTACGGCTGCGAAGAGGCGGCGCGATATTTCTTCGGCAAGTCGGTGCGCGACATCGACACCGCCGAGGCCGCGCTGCTGGCCGGCTTGCCGCAAAGCCCCGAACGTCTGTCGCCGCGCAAGCACCCGGAGGCGGCGAAGACGCGCCAGCGTTACGTGCTCGGGCGGATGGTGGAGAACGGTTTCCTCGATCGCGCCACCGGCGAGAAGCTGGCGGCGGAGCCGATCCGTCTGGCGCGGGAGCCATCCGCCGCGCGCGGCCTGGCCAGCGAAGCCGTCGACACCGTCGCGCGTTTCCTCTCTGACCGCGGCGGCACCGGTGAGGCCGGCGCCACCATCGAGACCACGCTGGACGCGCATCTGCAAGAGATCGCCCGCCAGTCGTTGGAGCGCGGCCTGGAAGATCTCGACGCGCGCCAAGGCTATCGCGGGCGTTCAGCGCATCTGGCCGGCAAGGCCCTGGAAAAACATCTGGCCGAGTTGACCAAGGCGCACCCCGGCGCGCTGAAGGACGGCACCATCGTCGAAGGTGTCGTCACCCGTGTCGAGAGGGCCGCCGCGGCGGGAAAATCGGGCAAGCTGTTCTTGCAGGTGGGCGCCGCCGAGGGGGTGGTCGATCTGTCGCTGGAGCCCCGCTACAGCAAGGGGCCGAAGCCGCTTGCTGACCGGTTCGTCGCCGGCGACGTCGTGCGCGTGCGCGCTGCCGACGAACGCCCGCACGCCGAGGGCGCGCCGCAAGCGCTGGCGCTGGAGCTGGGACCGCAGGCGGCGATGGTGGTGCTGGATCCGCAGACGCGGCAGATCCTGGCCCTGGTGGGTGGATACGACTATCACCCGGGCGGCTTTGATCGCTCGCAGGCGGCGCACCGGCAACCCGGGTCGGCCTTCAAGCCGTTCGTGTACGCCAGCGCCATCGATCAAGGCAAGGTCACCGCGGCCACGCTGGTCAACGATTCGCCCGAGGTCTATGACCTGTGGAAGCCGCAGAATTACGAGAAGGAAGAATTCCGCGGCCCGATTCGCGTGCGCACGGCGCTGGCCCAGTCCATCAACACGGTGGCGATCAAAGTGCTGTCCGAGGTGGGGATCCCCAGCGTGCGCACGCTGGCCGCGGCCGCCGGCATCACCTCGCCGATGCCGGAGGATCTGGGGCTGGCGATGGCGCTGGGCGCGATGACGGTGACGCCGCTGGAGCTGGCCAACGCGTACGCGACGTTTCCCAGCGGCGGTCAGCGCGGCGACACCTCGCTGGTACGCACCGTGGCTGGGCAGGCGATCGGGGTGACGCCGGCGCAGCCGGCCATCAAGCCGGAGGTCGCGTACATCATGGTGTCGCTGTTGCGCAGCGTGATCGACGAGGGCACCGCGCGCGCCGCCGCTGGCAAGCTGCGCCGCCCGGCTGCCGGCAAGACCGGCACGTCGAACGGCCAGCGCGACGCCTGGTTCGTCGGCTTCACGCCCGATCTGCTGGCCGCGGTGTGGGTGGGCTTCGACGACGGACAGAGCCTGGGCCGCGGTGAGGCCGGCGCCCGCAGCGCGCTGCCGATCTGGCTGGACTTCATGACGAAGGCGCTGGTCGGCCGCCCGACGCGCGACTTTGCCCAGCCCCCCGGCGTGGTCATCCAGCGCATCGACAAGGCGTCCGGCCTTCTGCCCGCGCCCGGGCAAGAGACCAACACCTTGGACGAGGTGTTCCTGCTGAACAGCGCGCCGACCGAACAAGCCGCCGTCGCCGGCGCCGAGACCAGCGCCGACAAGCTGCTGCTGGATCAATAG
- a CDS encoding metal ABC transporter substrate-binding protein, producing MRRRRFSTVLFASILGWAALGARPRDAAAGKLRVVATVGDLGALAREVLGDAGDVVVLAKPTQDPHFVDARPNLVLELNRADALVSMGLDYEVGWLPVLVRGSRNARIQVGGPGSIVASTMVPVLEVPRERIDRSMGDIHPGGNPHFTMDPRNGARVAQGLAARFAALAPDATAKFQQNAAAFVQALGAREKQWEALLGGARGTPVVTYHKSFIYLTSWLGLTEVGSIEPKPGIPPNAAHVAELIGEMRARGVKVILQERWYPSSVAESIASQTGAKLVLIAGMTADNGRYADHIDEVVRAIAAVLPAKAGATASGNAR from the coding sequence ATGCGCCGACGACGATTCTCGACAGTCTTGTTCGCTTCGATTCTTGGATGGGCGGCGCTCGGTGCGCGCCCGCGTGACGCCGCCGCCGGCAAGCTGCGCGTGGTGGCCACCGTCGGCGATCTGGGCGCCCTCGCCCGCGAGGTGCTGGGCGATGCCGGCGACGTGGTGGTGCTGGCGAAGCCCACGCAGGATCCCCACTTCGTCGACGCGCGGCCCAATCTGGTGCTCGAGCTTAACCGCGCCGACGCCCTGGTGTCGATGGGACTCGACTATGAAGTGGGCTGGTTGCCGGTGCTGGTCAGGGGTTCGCGCAACGCTCGCATCCAGGTGGGCGGCCCCGGCAGCATCGTGGCGTCGACGATGGTGCCGGTGCTGGAGGTGCCGCGCGAAAGGATCGACCGATCGATGGGCGACATCCACCCCGGCGGCAACCCGCACTTCACGATGGATCCGCGCAACGGGGCACGCGTGGCGCAAGGGCTGGCGGCGCGCTTCGCCGCGCTGGCCCCCGACGCCACCGCCAAGTTTCAACAGAACGCCGCCGCGTTCGTGCAGGCGCTGGGCGCGCGCGAGAAACAGTGGGAAGCTCTGCTCGGCGGCGCGCGCGGCACACCGGTGGTCACCTACCACAAAAGCTTCATCTACCTGACGTCGTGGCTGGGGCTGACCGAAGTCGGCTCCATCGAGCCCAAGCCCGGCATCCCGCCCAACGCCGCCCACGTCGCCGAACTGATCGGCGAGATGCGTGCCCGGGGCGTCAAGGTCATCTTGCAAGAACGCTGGTATCCGTCGTCCGTCGCCGAGAGCATCGCCAGCCAGACCGGCGCCAAGCTGGTGCTGATCGCCGGCATGACCGCCGACAACGGCCGCTACGCCGACCACATCGACGAGGTGGTGCGGGCCATCGCCGCCGTATTGCCGGCCAAGGCTGGCGCCACTGCGTCGGGGAACGCCCGATGA
- a CDS encoding ATP-binding cassette domain-containing protein, translating into MSAPASAPAPVAGAPTAVARAPGSALLTVKELSVGYDGQAILPPINVTLRAGELWAVIGPNGAGKSTFLRTVLGLETPVGGALEHAPSLRMSYVPQHGDLDPIFPISVLDFVLMGRQRSGNVIGHWRKADRHAAAAALAATDAGPLSRQYLRDLSGGQRQRVLIARAIASEADLFFLDEPTAALDIRSEQQVLELITLLRRPRNAAVVMVTHLVEDGLERADRALLLDRDHAVALAAEPETLRAAPAFQHIYGHARSRAEIGADAP; encoded by the coding sequence ATGAGCGCCCCTGCCTCTGCGCCCGCGCCGGTGGCCGGTGCCCCAACCGCCGTTGCCCGCGCGCCCGGCAGTGCGCTTTTGACGGTGAAGGAACTCTCCGTCGGCTACGACGGCCAGGCCATTCTGCCGCCGATCAACGTCACCCTGCGCGCCGGCGAGCTGTGGGCGGTGATCGGTCCCAACGGCGCCGGCAAGTCGACGTTCCTGCGCACGGTGCTGGGATTGGAGACGCCGGTGGGCGGCGCGCTCGAACACGCCCCGTCGCTGCGGATGAGCTATGTCCCGCAACACGGCGATCTGGATCCGATCTTCCCCATCTCGGTGCTGGACTTCGTTCTGATGGGCCGCCAGCGCTCTGGCAACGTCATCGGCCACTGGCGCAAGGCCGACCGCCACGCCGCCGCCGCCGCGCTGGCGGCCACCGACGCCGGCCCGCTGTCGCGGCAATACCTGCGCGATCTGTCGGGCGGCCAGCGCCAGCGCGTTCTCATCGCCCGGGCCATCGCCAGCGAAGCGGATCTGTTTTTTCTCGACGAGCCGACGGCGGCGCTGGACATCCGGTCAGAGCAGCAGGTGCTTGAACTGATCACCCTTTTGCGCCGGCCGCGCAACGCCGCGGTGGTGATGGTGACCCACCTGGTGGAAGACGGCCTCGAACGCGCTGACCGCGCGCTGCTCTTGGATCGCGACCACGCCGTGGCGCTGGCGGCCGAGCCAGAAACGCTGCGCGCGGCGCCCGCCTTTCAACATATCTACGGCCACGCCCGTTCGCGCGCCGAGATTGGAGCCGACGCGCCATGA
- a CDS encoding metal ABC transporter permease: MNDSINSWQALWANLPIFQDAIITGGLAGALLGFIGVHVVLRRMVFASSAIAQAAALGVALSFWVPAVVDPVRHAAVHQAGPDAHLISSLLFEPVVWAIGASLLATLVFVANPVRLHLTRESVLGFVFLASGAGAVIIGDRITQEAHDLSAILFGSAVMVQPVDVVLVGGAAFFLLGGHLLLFRALIFAGFDPKGARVQGMPVRGLNGFLFLSVGLAVALCTRALGALPVFAFSVLPAMTALVLTSRLGAVFAVATAVGALSGVAGYGISFRAEMPVGATQSALAAALFAAALVYRLVVRRVTAAQRRAPAA, encoded by the coding sequence ATGAACGATTCGATCAACAGCTGGCAGGCGCTTTGGGCGAACCTGCCGATCTTTCAGGATGCCATCATCACCGGCGGCCTGGCCGGCGCGTTGCTGGGTTTCATCGGCGTGCACGTCGTGCTGCGCCGGATGGTCTTCGCGTCGTCGGCCATCGCGCAGGCGGCGGCGCTGGGCGTGGCGCTGTCGTTCTGGGTGCCGGCGGTGGTGGATCCGGTGCGCCACGCGGCCGTGCACCAGGCGGGGCCGGACGCGCACCTCATCTCGTCGCTGCTGTTCGAGCCGGTGGTGTGGGCCATCGGCGCGTCGCTGCTGGCCACGCTGGTGTTCGTGGCCAACCCGGTGCGCCTGCACCTGACCCGCGAAAGCGTGCTGGGGTTCGTGTTTCTGGCCAGCGGCGCCGGCGCGGTGATCATCGGCGATCGCATCACGCAGGAAGCGCACGATCTGTCGGCCATCCTGTTCGGCAGCGCGGTGATGGTGCAGCCGGTCGACGTGGTGCTGGTGGGCGGCGCCGCCTTTTTTCTGCTGGGCGGGCATCTACTTCTTTTCCGCGCGCTGATCTTCGCCGGCTTTGATCCCAAGGGGGCGCGCGTGCAGGGCATGCCGGTGCGCGGATTGAACGGCTTTCTTTTTCTGTCGGTGGGTCTGGCGGTGGCGCTGTGCACCCGGGCGCTGGGCGCGCTGCCGGTGTTCGCCTTCAGCGTGTTGCCGGCGATGACCGCGCTGGTGCTGACGTCGCGCCTCGGTGCGGTGTTTGCCGTCGCCACGGCGGTGGGTGCGCTGTCGGGCGTGGCCGGGTACGGGATCTCCTTTCGCGCCGAGATGCCGGTGGGGGCCACGCAAAGCGCGCTGGCGGCGGCGCTGTTCGCCGCGGCGCTGGTCTATCGTCTGGTCGTGCGGCGGGTGACGGCCGCTCAGCGGCGCGCGCCGGCGGCGTGA
- a CDS encoding RNA methyltransferase — MSAAHDLIARDPAAACAALAPLLLPERRARIDEAIAQRLGGLRVAIENLHDPHNGAAVLRSAEAFGVQRVDVIETVEPFRFSPTVSQGCEKWLDIVRHKTHAAAVAALRADGFVIYAAVPGAPVTVEDLDFTRRAAILVGNEHDGLSQSAIDDADVRFAIPMPGMTRSLNLSVAAALVTERAAALRRAALRKSDAGAGGGDLDEATQLLLRARFYAASVRGADAVLARHAAGARR; from the coding sequence GTGAGCGCCGCCCACGATCTCATTGCCCGCGATCCGGCGGCGGCCTGCGCGGCGCTGGCGCCGTTGCTGCTGCCCGAACGCCGCGCGCGTATCGACGAGGCCATCGCCCAGCGCCTGGGCGGCCTGCGGGTGGCCATCGAGAATCTGCACGATCCGCACAACGGCGCGGCGGTGCTGCGCAGCGCGGAGGCCTTCGGCGTCCAGCGCGTGGACGTCATCGAAACCGTCGAGCCGTTTCGTTTTTCGCCCACGGTGTCCCAGGGCTGCGAAAAATGGCTGGATATCGTGCGCCACAAGACCCACGCGGCGGCGGTGGCGGCGCTGCGCGCGGACGGCTTCGTGATCTACGCGGCGGTGCCAGGCGCGCCCGTCACAGTCGAGGATCTCGATTTCACCCGCCGGGCGGCCATCCTGGTCGGCAACGAGCACGACGGCCTCAGCCAGTCCGCCATCGACGACGCCGACGTGCGCTTCGCCATTCCCATGCCGGGCATGACCCGCAGCTTGAACCTGTCCGTCGCCGCCGCGCTGGTCACCGAACGGGCGGCCGCGCTAAGGCGGGCGGCCCTTCGCAAAAGCGACGCGGGCGCGGGCGGCGGCGATCTCGACGAGGCGACGCAGCTTTTGCTGCGGGCGCGTTTTTATGCCGCCTCGGTGCGCGGGGCCGACGCGGTGCTGGCTCGTCACGCCGCCGGCGCGCGCCGCTGA